From the genome of Croceibacterium atlanticum:
GATCTGGCCCTGGCCTCCCAGGTCAGCCAGGTGCCCAATATCGCGGATTTTTCCGGCCGGGTCGGCATGGAATATCTGCGCCCCGTGGGGAATGATCTGCTGCTGACCGCGCGGGGCTGGGTCAATTATGTCGGCAAGTCCCGCCTCGGCATCGGGCCGGAACTGGGCGCGCGGCAAGGGGACTATCTGGATAGCGGGCTGACTGTGCGGGTGGGCCGGCGTGGCTTCGGCGTCACTCTGGGCGTCAGCAATCTGGCCGATGTGAAGGGCAACCGCTTTGCGCTGGGCACGCCATTTGCCATCGGGCGCGACCAGATCACGCCCCTGCGTCCACGCACGATCCGGATCGGCCTCGACGCCAGCTGGTAAATCCGGCCAGAAGAAAATCGGAAAAATCTCTCAAGGCTGCATGGCAGTGGCTCCGTCCTGCAGGTCAAAGATGATCCGGAAGAGGGCCACACCACACATGCACCGTTACCTGCTTGCCACCACCGCTGTTCTGGCAATTTCCGCGCCTGCCGCGGCAAAAACCGTTTCGGACGCGAGGACGCAGCCCCTGCGCACCTCCACCATCAATAATGGCGCGCCCGATGCCATCGTGATCGACGAGGATGGATCCGTGGTGCTGACCGCCGGCACGGCGGTGACGATGGATAGCAACCACGCCGTCACCAATGACGGCAAGATTTCTGTCGGCAATGCCAATGGCGGCAGGGGCATTGCCGCGCTGGCGGGAACCAGCGGCGATATCGTGAATACCGGCACGATCACATTGGACGAATCCTACGAGCCCGAGGACGAGGATAATGACGGCGATCTCGACGGTCCCTTCGCGATCGGGTCCAACCGGGTGGGCATTTCCACCCAGGGTGCGCATACGGGCAATATTCGCAACGATGGGACCATCGCCGTTCAGGGCAATGATTCCGCCGGCATCAGGCTGGAAGGGCCGCTGACCGGCAAGCTGGTGCATGACGGGACCACCGGCGTGGTCGGCGATCGTTCCGTCGGTGTAGAGGCCGGCGATATTGCCGGCGATGTCCGGCTGGCCGGATCGGTCAGCGCGCGGGGCGAGGATGCAATTGGCGCGCGCTTTGCGGGCGATGTGGATGGTGCGCTGGTGGTGCAGGGCACGGTCAGCGCGACCGGCTATCGCAAGACCACGGCGCCCGGCAACACGTCGAAACTCGATGATGACGATTTGCTGCAGGGCGGTTCCGCCCTGTCGATCGAAGGTGATGTGACGGGCGGCATAGTGCTCGCCACGGCACCTGCCGATACCGATCCTGCTGACGATGACGAGGATTCGGACGGCATCCCCGACAAGACAGAGGGCAACGCCGCGGTCGTCTCCTACGGCGCGGCTCCGGCCATGAGCATTGGCTCCGCCAACCGGGATATCTCCATCGGTTCGGTGGCGGGCACGGCGAGCGGTTACGGGCTTGTCGTGGAGGGCGTTATTGCCGGGCGCGGCGTTTATTCCGGCGTCGATGCCACCGGGCTTTCGATTGGCGGGCTGGGCGGCGCGGTCAGCTTCGCCAATGGGATCGGCATTGCCGGCACCGTTTCTGCCGAAGCCAGGGGCGCCGATGCCACGGCCATATATGTCGGATCCGGGGCCGATGTGCCGGAACTGCGCGTTTCCGGCACGGTCAGCGCCAAGGGCAGCGGAAATTCCGCCACCACTTCCACGGCCATCCTGATCGGCCAGGGCGCGGATCTTCCCCTGCTGCGTGTCAGCGGCAAGGTGGAGGCAGTGGCATCGGGCGATGACGGCACGGCCCATGCAATCCGCGATACCAGCGGCACGCTCGCCCTGATCGAGAATAGCGGCGCGATCAGCGCCACCGGGGCGGAGGAAGGTTCAGGCCGCAATATCGCGATCGACCTTGCCGCCAACACGCAGGGCGCAACCATTCGTCAGACGCAGGTCGCATCCGGCGTCGCCGCGCCCGCCATTACCGGCGATATACGCTTCGGCAGCGGCAGCGATGTGCTGGACGTGGCCGATGGCAAGGTCAGCGGCGCGGTCTTCTTCGGTGCGGGCAACAACCAGCACAAGCTTTCCGGCGATGCGGTGCAGACCGGATCGGTCGCTTTCGGCGCAGGGAATGATGCGATGTCGCTGGCCGGAAGCTCGGTCTTTACCGGCAGCGCGGATTTCGGCGGCGGCGCGGATACGCTCAGCCTGTCGGGCAGTTCGCGCTTTTCCGGCTCGCTCGCCGGGGCATCGGGGCTGACCGTAAACGTCTCGGGCGGCACGCTGGATGTCAGCACGCCCGCTTCGATCTCCTCGCTCAGCGTGGGCGCAAGCGGCCACCTGGCCGTCACTCTCGACAAGGATGCGGGGGAGGGCACCTATTATGACGTGGCCGGAACCGCTTCCTTCGCGGAAGGGGCCACGCTTTCGCTCCGTCTCGCCAGCGTGGCCGATGCGGAAGGGAATTACGTCATCCTCGACGCCGGGACGCTGGAAGGCCTGGACGGGATCGAAACCGATACGGACATGATCCCCTTCATGTTCAAGGCCAGCCTGTCGGAAGATGCGCCTGCCAATCAGCTTTCCGTCGATGTCGCGCGCCGCACCACTGCGGAACTCGGCCTCAACCGTTCCCAGGCTGGCGCTTATGATGCGATTTACGCTGCACTCGCCAATGACGAGGATGTGGAAGGCGTGTTTCTGGGCATCACCAATGGCGACCAGTTCCGCCAGGCAGTGCGGCAGATGGTGCCCGATCATGCGGGCGGCAGTTTCCAGGGCGTGAGCCTGGGGGCGCGCACCTTCGCCCGTCAGGTCTCCGAACCGCAAAGCCCGGTTTACACGCTGGGCGGGCTGGACGTGATTGTCGGCACCGGGGCGTGGGGCATGAACAAGTCCGAAGGCCAGACCGCGGCCTATGATCTTGGCGGTTTCGGCTTCACCGCGGCGGGGGAAGTGGACACCGGCTTCGGTTCGCTTGGCGCGCAGGTCAGCTGGCTGTGGAACGAACATACCAACGGATCGGCCAGCCACCGCGTCCAGTCGGATACGTATGAACTGGCCGGTTACTGGCGCGGGAAGTGGGGCGGCTTCGCGGCATTCGCGCGCGGGTCCATCGGTACGGTCGATTTCCACGGTCGCCGCACTCTCAAGGGGGCTGCCGATGGCGAAGCGGTGGAACTGAGCGCGCTTTCCGAATGGAGCGGCACGCTTGTTACCTTCAATGGCGGGGCGTCTTTCGAAGGCGGCGGGAAGCACTTCTTCTTCCGCCCTGCCGTGACGGTTGATTACGCCCGGCTGGACGAGGACGGATATACCGATACGGGCGGGGGCGAAGCGCTCGATCTCATGGTGGATAGCCGCAAGAGCGATGAGTTCGCCGTCAATGGCGGGCTGACGCTGGGCGTGGATTTCACCGGCACCGGCCGGCGTGACCGAAACTGGTTCCGCATCGAAGGCGAAGGCGGCTGGCGCGAAATCGTGGATGGTTCGCTTGGCGCGACAACCGCCCGTTTCGAGGATGGGGAGGATTTCACCCTCGATGCCGATGAACTGGAAAGCGGCTGGTATGCGAGGCTGCGCGCCCTTGGCGGCAGCGAATCCTATCAGCTCAGCGGAGAATTGGGCGCGGAGGACCGCATGGGCGAAACT
Proteins encoded in this window:
- a CDS encoding transporter is translated as MHRYLLATTAVLAISAPAAAKTVSDARTQPLRTSTINNGAPDAIVIDEDGSVVLTAGTAVTMDSNHAVTNDGKISVGNANGGRGIAALAGTSGDIVNTGTITLDESYEPEDEDNDGDLDGPFAIGSNRVGISTQGAHTGNIRNDGTIAVQGNDSAGIRLEGPLTGKLVHDGTTGVVGDRSVGVEAGDIAGDVRLAGSVSARGEDAIGARFAGDVDGALVVQGTVSATGYRKTTAPGNTSKLDDDDLLQGGSALSIEGDVTGGIVLATAPADTDPADDDEDSDGIPDKTEGNAAVVSYGAAPAMSIGSANRDISIGSVAGTASGYGLVVEGVIAGRGVYSGVDATGLSIGGLGGAVSFANGIGIAGTVSAEARGADATAIYVGSGADVPELRVSGTVSAKGSGNSATTSTAILIGQGADLPLLRVSGKVEAVASGDDGTAHAIRDTSGTLALIENSGAISATGAEEGSGRNIAIDLAANTQGATIRQTQVASGVAAPAITGDIRFGSGSDVLDVADGKVSGAVFFGAGNNQHKLSGDAVQTGSVAFGAGNDAMSLAGSSVFTGSADFGGGADTLSLSGSSRFSGSLAGASGLTVNVSGGTLDVSTPASISSLSVGASGHLAVTLDKDAGEGTYYDVAGTASFAEGATLSLRLASVADAEGNYVILDAGTLEGLDGIETDTDMIPFMFKASLSEDAPANQLSVDVARRTTAELGLNRSQAGAYDAIYAALANDEDVEGVFLGITNGDQFRQAVRQMVPDHAGGSFQGVSLGARTFARQVSEPQSPVYTLGGLDVIVGTGAWGMNKSEGQTAAYDLGGFGFTAAGEVDTGFGSLGAQVSWLWNEHTNGSASHRVQSDTYELAGYWRGKWGGFAAFARGSIGTVDFHGRRTLKGAADGEAVELSALSEWSGTLVTFNGGASFEGGGKHFFFRPAVTVDYARLDEDGYTDTGGGEALDLMVDSRKSDEFAVNGGLTLGVDFTGTGRRDRNWFRIEGEGGWREIVDGSLGATTARFEDGEDFTLDADELESGWYARLRALGGSESYQLSGELGAEDRMGETAYSLRGSLRMAF